AACGCTTCCAGCGTATCTTGGATCACGCCCTGCCCTTGTTCGTACAATAGACCGAGGTCCCGTTGCGCCAAAGCATGCCCCTGGTCCGCCGCAAGTTGAAACCACCGCACGGCTTCGCCTTCGTCGGTCGTGCCGAGGCTGCCGGTGAGCAGGGCCTGGCCCAACATCCACTGTGCGTTCGCGTCTCCTTCGCCGGCGAGCGCCTGGAGTTGATACTCGGACGCGGGATCGGCGAGGACCCATGGCGCCCAGCCACAGAGCAACGCTGTCACAGTCGCCACCATCACGCCCCACCGTCGTCTCTCCGTCATGAAGTTTCTCATCACAAAACCTTGAAGTCGGCGAGGAACGCGAGGGGAGGCAGGGCCGGACTCCAGGCCCAGAACGTGGTGCTGTCGCACGCCGCTAGACCTTCTTGCAGGCAATCTTCAACTCCGCCTCGCCGTCACTCCCCGGCGTGACACGTGACCATTCCCGCGTGGCCTTCCCTGCCTGCATGGGACGGCCCTTCGCCATCTGCCCGGCATAATACTTCGTCTGCAGCGGCCGGCTCTTTCGCCCATCGCAATCAATTTGTTTCTTGATCTTCACCGAGCGATAGGTGCCTTGCGGAATTTGCCGGTCCACCTTGAAGTCCTTCAACGTCCAGAGCGTGACCGTCTTGCCCGTCGGCCCGATCGTCGCCATGTCCACGTACCCATCATACTTATGTGTGCCGCCGACCAACACCCATTCTGCCGAGGCGGTCTCCACGATCAACAGGATCGCCCCCATGATCATCACGACAGATCTCCGCATCGTCCGTCCTTTGAATCAGAATGTGCTGCCGAACCACAGACAGGAGTAGCCGCTCCCGCCATCAACACGACTGCCTTCCAGCCGCCGATCGCATCATACCATCGGCGCTCCGTGACATGCAGCCGCCCTGCCCTTCTCTTCTGCTGCATTTTCATCCGGGGTCCGTGTAGAGTCACTCCATGCCACGCCCATCCGACAGAAAACCTGAGCCGCCACACACGACAGGGCTGGCGAAAGCCGATTCAACCGGCGATCCCAAACGCGTCACACTGGATCGGCTTCTGTCGAAACTCGGCATTGCTAGCCGAAGCCAGGCCCAAGAGTGGATCAGGGCCGGGCGCGTGCGCATCAACCAACGTCTCGTGCGTCAGCCGGACACGTGGGTTGACTGGCCCGGTGATACCGTCACGCTCGACGACCAGCCGCTTCACCAGAGCACGCCGCGTTTCATCATTTTTCACAAGCCGAAGGGCTGCGTCACCACGCGACAGGACGAGCAAGGACGCCGCACGATCTTCGACGTGCTCCCGCCCGAGATGCAACGCTTGCACGCAGTGGGACGTTTAGACCAGGCCACCAGCGGCCTGCTTCTGCTCACGAACGATTCCACGCTTTCCAGCTTTCTCACGGATCCGGCGCACCAGGTCCCGCGCGAGTATCTCGTCACCGTGCGCGGGGACGTGACGGACCGCGTGCGACAGGCAGCCATCGACGGACTGCACGACGAGGGTGAGTACTTACACTGTGCCGAGGTGACGATCCAGAAACACTCCGGTCGCGAATCCCATCTGGTGGTCACGTTGACCGAAGGCAAGCATCGCGAGGTCCGCCGCCTGTTCAAGGCCCTCGGCCATGAGGTGACCAGGCTGCGCCGTATCCGTTATGGCCCATTCACGCTGGGCGATCTCCAGCCAGGCGCCTGGCGCGAGCTTCCGATCGCAGAAGCTAAGACCTTGATCAACAAGGGTTTACCCTGATTGGCTCTACCCCTGATCGTTCCCCCACTCGCGCCTGTTCATTCCCGTGAAAGAACTTGCCAACCGGCAGTGCTGTGCTAAGGTCAATACAACAGGCGAAGCGTTCGGGAACATACGGTCTGCATCGTACTGAACACCCCACTCTGCTCCGTC
This region of Nitrospira sp. genomic DNA includes:
- a CDS encoding rRNA pseudouridine synthase, producing MPRPSDRKPEPPHTTGLAKADSTGDPKRVTLDRLLSKLGIASRSQAQEWIRAGRVRINQRLVRQPDTWVDWPGDTVTLDDQPLHQSTPRFIIFHKPKGCVTTRQDEQGRRTIFDVLPPEMQRLHAVGRLDQATSGLLLLTNDSTLSSFLTDPAHQVPREYLVTVRGDVTDRVRQAAIDGLHDEGEYLHCAEVTIQKHSGRESHLVVTLTEGKHREVRRLFKALGHEVTRLRRIRYGPFTLGDLQPGAWRELPIAEAKTLINKGLP
- a CDS encoding sel1 repeat family protein → MTERRRWGVMVATVTALLCGWAPWVLADPASEYQLQALAGEGDANAQWMLGQALLTGSLGTTDEGEAVRWFQLAADQGHALAQRDLGLLYEQGQGVIQDTLEAFFWYSLASRQDSGRARLRRDALAAMLTPDQREAIAARLKGWRPRK